One Novipirellula galeiformis DNA window includes the following coding sequences:
- a CDS encoding SDR family oxidoreductase, which translates to MNKSKTRGNASSKKQRPKQSQQKQPGIQSEMKPQPRSIREDYVGSGKLEGKVALISGGDSGIGRSVAVMFAREGADIAFVYLNEKEDAEQTRSLVESEGRVCLPIKADIGKAASCKSAVAKTVKKFGRLDVLVNNAAEQHPQDDIDAITEKQLIATFSTNVFPMFYLTQAALPHLKEHTGSSIINTTSVTAYRGSPGLLDYAASKGAIVAFTRSLSQKLVDDGIRVNAVAPGPIWTPLIPATFDKEKVSKFGSDTPMGRAGQPDECGSCYVFLASADASYITGQVLHPNGGEVING; encoded by the coding sequence ATGAACAAATCCAAGACACGCGGCAATGCGAGTTCAAAGAAACAGCGACCCAAACAATCTCAGCAGAAACAACCGGGGATCCAATCCGAGATGAAGCCGCAGCCGCGTTCGATCCGCGAGGATTACGTCGGCAGTGGCAAATTAGAAGGCAAGGTCGCATTGATCTCAGGCGGCGATAGCGGAATCGGACGCTCGGTGGCTGTTATGTTCGCCCGCGAGGGGGCTGATATCGCATTCGTTTACCTCAACGAAAAAGAGGATGCCGAACAAACGCGGTCGCTAGTCGAGTCTGAAGGGCGAGTTTGCTTGCCCATCAAGGCTGACATCGGCAAGGCCGCTTCATGTAAATCTGCGGTAGCAAAGACGGTTAAAAAATTTGGCCGTCTCGATGTGCTCGTCAACAATGCCGCAGAACAACATCCGCAAGACGACATCGACGCGATCACCGAGAAACAACTGATTGCGACGTTCAGCACGAACGTGTTTCCGATGTTTTATCTAACCCAAGCTGCGCTTCCGCACTTGAAAGAGCACACGGGAAGCTCGATTATCAATACCACTTCGGTGACAGCGTACCGCGGCAGCCCAGGACTGCTCGATTATGCTGCCAGCAAAGGAGCGATCGTTGCGTTCACGCGTTCGCTATCACAAAAGTTGGTCGACGACGGCATCCGCGTCAACGCGGTTGCACCGGGGCCCATTTGGACGCCGCTGATTCCCGCGACCTTCGACAAGGAAAAGGTTAGCAAGTTCGGTAGCGATACGCCGATGGGTCGGGCGGGACAACCCGATGAATGCGGAAGCTGTTACGTCTTTCTTGCCTCCGCCGATGCCTCCTATATCACCGGTCAAGTGCTTCACCCCAACGGCGGCGAAGTCATCAACGGTTAA
- a CDS encoding cbb3-type cytochrome c oxidase subunit I has translation MQPMKTEFSLIRAHGIISLAMVLVSALAGIAVAMKFNWPGFLGDSAALTWGRLRYVHTQGIFFGWLGNAFIAFMYYAVPRLTQRSVTSRGLGWMLFMAWNFAMVIPGWALMMAGHSQSLEWAEFPLVIDTVVLVCFGMLIVQFVLPFLRAKLSDLYVTGWYILGGITFTALAYPVGNIAPELIPGARGATFSGLWIHDAIGLWVTPIAVGIAYFVIPLATGKPIYSHFLSMIGFWLLFFVYPLNGTHHYIFSSIPMEAQMGAIVASVYLGMDVILVVTNQLLSLRGSTGKVAANVPLRFTWVGVVLYLVVSLQGAMQALMPVNRLVHFSDWVIGHSHLAMLGFASFAAIGGLLFVWQHTPGARFSRRAANWSFWLLSIGLMLMVIDLTIAGLVQGQLWESSAPWMESVEASRLYWGTRTIAGIPVLLAFGCLCLSMLTGAKVVAQEDVGAEEDVRERTLAAHPENAAHDAISDQEAHEHGHASDHESFAWLRHAYVLTGIAGVGFFALSFLVLAVWPNQELAKTIATTKPGTVVSLTPSELRGRAVYAREGCAYCHTQLVRSTPYDVRRFGPVSRAWESDDEFPQLWGTRRVGPDLAREGSKRPTDWQLTHLFDPRSVVPQSVMPAYPWLFEGSASEPNQAGIDLVAYLHSLGRNGELAGLGSVTPESTSTSGLSIGEIQQAGNAHTGGFDESLISLDRGPAPILFDPRGEPVPVSLANEGHRLFQANCAGCHLDCGCGDAPAAASLLPKPRELTTVHLSPQQLSDVLWNGVHGTSMPSWNELPLAELRALAAFTTQLSEPLYEPEPPLGEEQLGQARELFAKNCALCHGESGRGDGVSAAAVDPKPTNFGQQIPTFAYAQHVLANGIPGTAMPRWDNKLSVEDRDLLARYVRSLYEE, from the coding sequence ATGCAACCCATGAAAACGGAATTCTCGCTGATTCGCGCCCACGGAATTATCTCGCTTGCGATGGTTCTGGTTTCGGCCTTGGCCGGGATCGCGGTCGCGATGAAGTTCAATTGGCCGGGGTTTTTAGGCGATTCTGCGGCGTTGACGTGGGGGCGTTTGCGATACGTTCACACCCAAGGCATTTTTTTTGGTTGGCTCGGTAACGCTTTCATTGCGTTCATGTACTACGCGGTACCCCGGTTAACCCAACGCAGCGTGACCAGTCGTGGGCTCGGATGGATGTTGTTCATGGCATGGAACTTTGCCATGGTCATTCCCGGTTGGGCATTGATGATGGCGGGGCACAGCCAATCGTTGGAATGGGCCGAGTTTCCGCTGGTCATCGACACCGTGGTGCTGGTTTGCTTTGGGATGTTGATTGTCCAATTCGTGCTGCCATTCTTGCGCGCGAAGTTGTCGGATTTGTACGTGACCGGTTGGTACATCCTGGGCGGGATCACGTTCACGGCGTTGGCTTATCCAGTCGGGAACATTGCACCGGAGTTGATCCCTGGGGCTCGCGGAGCCACGTTTAGCGGATTATGGATTCATGATGCGATTGGATTGTGGGTGACGCCGATTGCGGTGGGGATTGCCTATTTTGTGATCCCGTTGGCGACTGGGAAACCGATCTACAGCCACTTTTTGTCGATGATTGGGTTTTGGTTGTTGTTCTTTGTTTATCCGCTAAACGGGACTCACCATTACATTTTTTCGTCGATTCCGATGGAAGCTCAAATGGGAGCGATCGTCGCCTCGGTGTATCTCGGGATGGATGTGATTTTGGTGGTCACTAACCAACTGTTGTCGCTGCGAGGAAGCACGGGGAAAGTCGCCGCGAACGTGCCGCTGCGTTTCACTTGGGTGGGTGTCGTGTTGTACTTGGTCGTCAGTTTGCAGGGAGCGATGCAGGCGTTGATGCCGGTGAACCGTTTGGTGCACTTTAGCGATTGGGTGATTGGGCACTCGCACTTGGCAATGTTAGGCTTTGCCAGTTTCGCTGCGATCGGTGGGTTGTTGTTTGTGTGGCAGCACACGCCGGGGGCACGTTTCAGTCGGCGAGCGGCAAATTGGTCGTTTTGGCTATTGTCGATCGGATTGATGTTGATGGTGATTGATTTAACCATCGCCGGTTTGGTCCAAGGTCAATTGTGGGAGTCGTCCGCCCCGTGGATGGAATCGGTCGAAGCGTCGCGTTTGTATTGGGGGACGCGGACGATCGCCGGGATCCCCGTGTTGTTGGCGTTCGGATGTTTGTGTCTGAGCATGTTGACGGGAGCCAAAGTGGTTGCCCAAGAGGATGTAGGTGCCGAAGAGGATGTACGTGAACGTACGTTGGCGGCGCATCCCGAGAACGCTGCACACGACGCAATCAGCGATCAGGAAGCTCACGAGCACGGTCACGCCTCTGATCACGAAAGTTTTGCTTGGCTTCGTCATGCTTATGTGTTGACCGGGATTGCGGGGGTAGGCTTTTTTGCTTTGTCGTTTTTGGTGTTGGCGGTATGGCCCAATCAAGAGCTTGCTAAAACCATTGCAACGACGAAGCCTGGGACGGTGGTTTCGTTGACGCCGAGCGAGTTGCGAGGGCGTGCGGTTTACGCTCGCGAAGGTTGCGCGTACTGCCATACGCAATTGGTTCGCTCGACTCCGTACGATGTGCGTCGATTTGGTCCGGTCAGCCGAGCGTGGGAGTCGGATGACGAGTTTCCGCAATTGTGGGGAACCCGTCGCGTCGGACCCGATTTGGCGCGCGAGGGCAGCAAACGTCCGACCGATTGGCAATTGACTCACTTGTTCGATCCGCGAAGCGTGGTGCCGCAATCGGTGATGCCTGCCTATCCATGGTTATTTGAGGGTTCGGCAAGCGAACCGAATCAAGCAGGAATCGACTTGGTGGCTTATCTACATTCACTCGGTCGCAACGGAGAACTCGCGGGTCTTGGAAGCGTAACTCCCGAATCGACTTCGACTAGCGGGCTGTCCATTGGTGAGATTCAACAAGCGGGCAACGCGCACACCGGCGGGTTCGACGAATCATTGATTTCGCTGGATCGAGGCCCGGCACCGATTTTGTTCGATCCGCGAGGCGAGCCGGTGCCCGTGTCATTGGCGAACGAAGGTCATCGTTTGTTTCAAGCAAATTGTGCGGGCTGTCATTTGGATTGCGGTTGCGGCGATGCCCCCGCAGCGGCAAGTTTATTGCCCAAGCCACGCGAGTTGACGACGGTGCATTTGTCGCCACAGCAGCTCAGTGACGTGTTGTGGAACGGAGTGCATGGGACGTCGATGCCGAGCTGGAATGAGTTGCCACTTGCGGAGCTGCGCGCCCTGGCCGCATTCACAACTCAGTTGTCCGAGCCGTTGTACGAACCCGAGCCGCCGCTTGGTGAAGAACAATTGGGTCAAGCGCGTGAGTTGTTTGCCAAGAATTGTGCGTTGTGTCATGGCGAGAGCGGTCGCGGGGATGGGGTTTCAGCCGCCGCAGTCGATCCCAAACCGACCAATTTCGGTCAACAGATCCCAACATTTGCCTACGCCCAACATGTGTTGGCAAATGGGATTCCCGGCACCGCCATGCCACGCTGGGATAACAAGTTAAGTGTGGAAGATCGAGACTTGTTGGCTCGATATGTCCGCTCGCTTTACGAAGAATAA
- a CDS encoding molybdopterin-dependent oxidoreductase, producing the protein MKPTEQQRWRRPQDWMPDQPQPRMLLPDGATRREWLRNVGLLGLSGLVAGCTDPAASDASRGALPTPPFDQPVGRFPEKVAMRMINDRAPQLETPWRYFAEDITPNEAFFVRWHYQPIPTAVDLRTWRLTLDGHVNSPLKLSMMDLRSMPASEVVAVCQCSGNSRQYFEPRITGGQWGNGAMSNARWKGVRVKTLLERAGIKAKATEVAFNGMDVGPMPASPDFIKTLGVEQASEPDVIVAYEMNGRPLPMLNGFPLRLVVPGWYATYWVKALDHVQVLSEPFDGFWMAKAYKIPANADASELPDKPAKEKVPIHRMNVRSFWVNPSPETNTTRVRVNGVVPLEGIAMDGGAGIKSVEVSSDDGKSWMATELGNDLGNYSFRRWRGNWKPTRTGHFVLKVRATNHRGETQPMTAKWNGGGYMRNVVEQVEVDVV; encoded by the coding sequence GACGCGGCGTGAGTGGCTGCGGAATGTGGGCTTGCTGGGGCTTAGTGGTCTGGTTGCGGGATGTACCGACCCTGCGGCTAGCGATGCATCGCGGGGAGCTTTACCAACGCCCCCGTTTGATCAGCCGGTCGGGCGGTTTCCTGAAAAGGTGGCAATGCGGATGATCAACGACCGCGCCCCGCAGTTGGAAACACCGTGGCGTTATTTTGCCGAAGACATCACGCCCAACGAAGCGTTTTTTGTGCGTTGGCATTACCAACCGATTCCCACCGCGGTCGATCTGCGAACATGGCGGCTGACGCTCGACGGGCATGTCAACTCGCCGCTGAAGTTATCGATGATGGACTTGCGATCGATGCCGGCAAGCGAGGTGGTGGCGGTCTGCCAATGCTCGGGCAACTCGCGGCAATATTTTGAGCCGCGGATAACGGGTGGCCAATGGGGCAACGGTGCGATGAGTAACGCACGGTGGAAGGGAGTCCGCGTGAAGACGCTGCTCGAGCGTGCCGGAATCAAAGCAAAGGCAACCGAGGTGGCGTTCAACGGTATGGACGTCGGCCCGATGCCCGCCTCGCCCGACTTCATTAAAACGCTCGGCGTCGAGCAAGCAAGCGAGCCGGATGTGATCGTGGCTTACGAGATGAACGGTCGACCGTTGCCGATGCTGAACGGATTTCCTCTGCGATTGGTGGTTCCCGGCTGGTACGCCACGTACTGGGTCAAAGCCCTCGATCATGTGCAAGTACTCTCCGAACCGTTTGATGGTTTTTGGATGGCCAAGGCGTATAAAATCCCCGCCAATGCGGATGCGTCGGAGTTACCTGACAAGCCGGCGAAAGAAAAAGTACCGATCCATCGGATGAATGTCCGCTCGTTTTGGGTCAACCCCAGTCCGGAAACCAACACGACTCGCGTGCGTGTCAACGGCGTGGTCCCGTTGGAAGGGATCGCGATGGACGGGGGCGCGGGCATCAAGTCGGTCGAGGTTTCTAGCGACGACGGAAAGTCGTGGATGGCGACCGAGCTTGGCAACGATTTGGGGAACTATTCGTTCCGTCGATGGCGAGGGAATTGGAAGCCGACTCGAACCGGGCACTTCGTTTTGAAAGTGCGGGCGACCAACCACCGTGGGGAGACGCAGCCAATGACGGCGAAATGGAACGGCGGCGGGTACATGCGAAACGTGGTCGAGCAAGTGGAGGTGGACGTCGTATGA